In one window of Miscanthus floridulus cultivar M001 chromosome 12, ASM1932011v1, whole genome shotgun sequence DNA:
- the LOC136496627 gene encoding disease resistance protein RGA2-like, translating to MEALQWILSAGTNFLEGIQLSNDLVHLQATLPKARMLICRSEWAKFKDKQLAKLLSHLKDTTYDAEDLLRQLDDQVLRQRIEDADRSRAGQLLSSSLNLAKTYIRGSKARIKETQEKLDKVVAEIEGMLNLMGLMSVEPSQIMPETSSIISAPEVVGRDGERNALIEMLGVMIGREAQRDQVIELLGVPLSRGRRSAGSNGKRATAGSGVASTSRAKQPKGNNGRAGHAEINCKSNVSVIPIVGIGGVGKTTLARYIYNDPRVKNHFGVMIWVCVSDFFDKKRITKEIIESIPGEEINPSYCLNALQIELMERLKMCPKFLLVLDDVWPNANADWEAFYAPLRRGPEGSMILVTTRCPVVATRVTTSNCEPFHLEGLPTDVFWDFFKKCAFGRNDPESYPHLQDIGRSISTRLCGSPLAAKTLGRLLSMRLTEQHWRTIQKSELWELRHEENEILPALQLSYLYLPEEVKRCFMFCSIFPKNYSFERDKIVDIWVAEGFVAPEGSMRSEDVGISYLDELRNRFLFQADPNFPNKARYVMHDLIHDMAVSFSMDECFVMQDLSNRMHSAVRHMSIEVDGESLTRMGDIQHFNKLHSLRFRIGFDVEITWFNQLSNILYLSLKGCKLVKLPESICELNSLRYLDISHSTVQELPDKLWCLYSLQVLDASRSGLKRIHQDVTKLINLRQLALPAGASQALSRVSGLGNLSCLRNLSEFIVGKENGRGIGELKFMNQLNGRLAIRSLGNVGSEEEAAEAKLVDKQYLKELVLHWREGGSSLKSSENGVLKCLRPHSRIKYLTIYGFAGDTLPSWFKPEDLPTLRSLDLSDFVCFQSLSIPCSADGTQAGLTGDDGTQHASSSGSHNNGIAPFAFTCLTALRVYRCIRLTNLEQFLIPETLPSIKSIVLENCWDLKLIPVHRFAEFVCLQDLKICECTKLECPREMVLPTSLRRLCIVACNELERSFPACLENLTSLTLLQLVACYRVKCIPLNSIGSNMLKCLVISQCRELSSIGGLQGLASIQHVQLFWCPKLTEVQLPFEKKELQTEEGMELLKFLH from the coding sequence ATGGAGGCACTGCAGTGGATTCTCTCAGCTGGGACCAATTTCTTGGAAGGGATCCAGCTGAGCAACGACCTGGTCCACCTCCAAGCCACCTTGCCCAAGGCTCGCATGCTCATCTGTCGCAGCGAGTGGGCCAAGTTCAAGGACAAGCAGCTCGCGAAGCTTCTCTCGCATCTCAAGGACACCACCTACGATGCAGAGGACCTTCTCCGCCAGCTGGATGATCAAGTGCTGCGGCAAAGGATAGAGGACGCTGATCGGAGCAGGGCAGGTCAACTCTTATCTTCCTCTCTGAATCTTGCCAAAACTTATATCCGTGGTAGCAAAGCAAGGATAAAGGAGACCCAAGAGAAGCTCGACAAGGTCGTGGCTGAGATCGAGGGGATGCTCAATCTTATGGGTCTTATGAGCGTTGAGCCATCGCAGATCATGCCGGAGACGAGTTCAATCATCAGTGCTCCGGAAGTTGTTGGTCGCGATGGTGAACGAAATGCATTGATCGAGATGCTTGGTGTGATGATTGGGCGTGAGGCCCAACGGGATCAGGTGATCGAACTATTGGGAGTGCCACTCAGCAGGGGTAGAAGATCTGCAGGGTCTAATGGGAAGAGAGCAACAGCTGGCAGTGGTGTCGCATCTACATCCAGAGCCAAGCAACCAAAAGGAAACAACGGCAGGGCTGGACATGCTGAGATTAACTGCAAAAGCAATGTTTCTGTCATCCCGATTGTTGGCATTGGCGGTGTGGGGAAGACTACCCTGGCTCGGTATATCTACAATGATCCAAGGGTGAAAAACCACTTTGGTGTGATGATATGGGTCTGTGTCTCAGACTTCTTTGACAAGAAAAGGATAACAAAGGAGATCATTGAATCCATCCCTGGGGAGGAAATCAACCCATCCTATTGTCTAAATGCTCTTCAGATCGAATTGATGGAGCGGCTCAAGATGTGCCCAAAATTCCTTTTGGTGTTAGATGACGTTTGGCCGAACGCTAATGCTGATTGGGAGGCATTTTATGCACCACTGAGGCGTGGACCTGAAGGCAGCATGATCTTAGTGACTACAAGATGTCCAGTGGTTGCTACTCGTGTGACCACAAGCAACTGTGAGCCTTTCCATCTCGAAGGATTGCCTACTGATGTATTTTGGGACTTCTTTAAGAAGTGTGCATTTGGTAGAAATGACCCAGAGTCATATCCTCATTTGCAAGATATTGGTCGGAGTATTTCGACTAGGTTGTGTGGGTCTCCTTTGGCTGCAAAAACACTCGGGCGCTTGTTGAGTATGAGGCTGACAGAACAACACTGGAGGACTATCCAGAAGAGTGAACTGTGGGAGCTACGGCATGAAGAGAACGAGATATTACCAGCCCTTCAACTGAGCTATTTGTATCTCCCAGAAGAGGTAAAGAGATGTTTCATGTTTTGCTCCATATTTCCGAAGAATTATAGCTTTGAAAGAGACAAGATAGTTGACATTTGGGTGGCAGAGGGATTTGTTGCGCCAGAGGGGAGCATGCGTTCTGAAGATGTGGGGATTAGTTACTTGGATGAATTGAGGAACAGATTTCTTTTTCAAGCTGATCCAAATTTCCCGAATAAAGCAAGATACGTAATGCATGACCTGATCCATGATATGGCAGTGTCCTTTTCTATGGATGAATGCTTTGTAATGCAAGATTTAAGCAACCGAATGCATAGTGCAGTCCGTCACATGTCAATTGAAGTGGATGGTGAATCCTTGACCAGAATGGGAGACATTCAACATTTCAATAAATTGCATTCGCTTAGGTTCAGAATCGGATTTGATGTTGAAATTACCTGGTTCAATCAGCTTTCCAACATTCTATATTTGAGCCTAAAAGGTTGCAAGCTGGTAAAGCTACCCGAAAGCATATGTGAATTGAATAGTCTCCGTTATCTTGATATATCTCATAGCACTGTACAAGAATTACCCGACAAACTCTGGTGCCTTTATAGCCTACAAGTTCTTGATGCAAGTCGTTCAGGTCTGAAAAGAATCCATCAGGATGTAACAAAGCTAATCAACTTGCGTCAGCTAGCACTTCCAGCGGGTGCCTCTCAAGCCTTATCAAGGGTCAGTGGTCTTGGAAATCTGTCTTGCCTACGAAACTTGAGTGAGTTCATAGTTGGAAAAGAGAATGGACGTGGAATTGGTGAACTGAAGTTCATGAATCAGCTCAATGGAAGGCTCGCTATCAGATCTCTTGGTAATGTTGGGAGTGAGGAAGAGGCTGCTGAGGCTAAACTTGTTGACAAACAATATCTCAAGGAACTTGTTCTACACTGGCGAGAGGGAGGATCTTCGTTGAAGAGCAGTGAGAATGGAGTGCTCAAATGCTTGCGTCCTCATTCAAGAATTAAATACCTTACAATCTATGGCTTTGCTGGTGATACGCTTCCAAGCTGGTTTAAACCAGAAGACTTACCAACTTTAAGAAGCCTGGATCTTTCCGATTTTGTTTGCTTTCAAAGTTTATCAATCCCCTGCTCTGCTGACGGAACACAAGCTGGTTTAACGGGGGATGATGGAACACAACATGCAAGCAGCAGCGGCAGTCACAACAATGGCATTGCCCCCTTTGCCTTTACATGCCTCACTGCTTTACGTGTTTACAGATGCATTAGGCTAACAAATCTCGAGCAGTTCTTGATCCCAGAGACACTGCCATCCATCAAGTCGATAGTGCTTGAGAACTGTTGGGATCTAAAATTAATACCTGTCCATCGTTTTGCTGAATTTGTTTGCCTACAGGACCTAAAAATCTGTGAATGTACCAAGCTGGAGTGCCCACGGGAAATGGTTTTGCCCACCTCTCTCCGACGACTCTGTATCGTGGCTTGCAATGAGCTGGAAAGGTCATTTCCAGCCTGCCTAGAGAACCTCACCTCTCTCACCCTCCTGCAGTTGGTTGCATGTTACCGCGTCAAGTGCATCCCGTTGAACTCGATCGGCTCAAACATGCTGAAATGCCTGGTTATAAGTCAGTGCCGGGAGTTGTCATCCATCGGAGGATTGCAGGGCCTTGCATCCATACAGCATGTCCAGCTATTTTGGTGCCCAAAGCTTACCGAGGTACAGCTGCCGTTCGAGAAGAAGGAACTGCAGACCGAAGAGGGGATGGAACTGCTCAAATTTCTTCACTAG